A single region of the Ptychodera flava strain L36383 chromosome 9, AS_Pfla_20210202, whole genome shotgun sequence genome encodes:
- the LOC139141260 gene encoding uncharacterized protein, with protein sequence MAPPAVAAQRFVLYDDADNKCLIALLCIYHKGNVFISLLCTLSFPKNVSSSVRFGKDISSLSETAQNFYFTIGNSRYNNITVNICRKYWLIFRILKEECFAISKSRQGDLITFGNGTEHYFTIRNIHYNNITVNRCCEYWLIFRISKLTKVSSRRFLVSVHYDINGPNVHYEAFRAGLAYAVQEKRTIVESFFYTHWTQGHNKTKLKRLFNETFDLSKLSQIVEYSTVAEFNRECNNTIELLLVDSAVTVDWDLYLDRAKKYLEIYNIKLPAFVDLVASQGKVLPSHRTSPSVKCLGVYEPSFWKSLLTPKRVLSNGTIDRHLLYAEPIRRLGKTIASIMCNGNDYMALHFALWRNMTGEVCGRTICSGEKVEVVAAINKTAIMAAKDIKVFIQENNLSCIYVALRPFARKMLQFLRTACVPNVVDVDDLKSEKYHEAREVINDNYIFSLVEQEICIGNDF encoded by the exons ATGGCACCTCCGGCTGTTGCCGCACAGAGGTTTGTACTTTACGACGATGCAG ACAATAAATGTCTTATTGCTCTATTATGTATTTATCACAAAGGCAATGTTTTCATAAGTCTGTTGTGTACCTTGTCATTTCCAAAGAATGTTTCGTCATCAGTAAGATTCGGCAAGGATATCTCATCACTTTCGGAAACGGCACAGAACTTCTACTTTACCATCGGAAACAGTCGCTACAACAATATCACCGTCAACATTTGTCGTAAATACTGGCTCATCTTCAGGATCCTTAAAGAAG AATGTTTCGCCATCAGTAAGAGTCGGCAAGGGGATCTCATCACTTTCGGAAACGGCACAGAACACTACTTTACAATCAGAAACATTCACTACAACAATATCACCGTCAACAGGTGTTGTGAATACTGGCTCATCTTCAGGATCAGTAAGTTAACGAAGGTCTCGTCGCGTCGCTTCCTTGTGTCTGTCCATTATGATATAAACGGACCCAATGTACACTATGAAGCCTTTAGAGCGGGCCTGGCCTACGCTGTACAAGAAAAACGTACAATTGTAGAATCTTTTTTCTACACGCACTGGACGCAAggacacaacaaaacaaaactcaaacgGCTATTCAATGAGACCTTTgacctatcaaaattgagtcaAATCGTGGAATACTCTACCGTTGCAGAATTTAATAGAGAATGCAATAACACCATAGAGCTCCTATTGGTCGACTCAGCTGTTACGGTAGATTGGGATTTATATCTGGACCGCGCTAAAAAATATCTAGAAATCTACAACATAAAACTGCCAGCATTTGTCGACCTTGTGGCCAGTCAGGGCAAAGTACTTCCTTCCCATCGCACATCTCCATCAGTAAAGTGCCTTGGGGTCTATGAGCCCTCTTTCTGGAAATCTCTGCTGACCCCTAAAAGAGTGCTTTCTAACGGCACAATCGACCGGCACCTGTTGTATGCCGAACCGATCAGGAGACTGGGCAAAACAATCGCATCGATCATGTGCAACGGAAATGACTACATGGCTTTGCACTTTGCACTTTGGAGGAACATGACAGGAGAAGT TTGTGGTCGAACGATTTGTTCCGGTGAAAAGGTTGAAGTCGTTGCCGCCATTAATAAAACGGCAATCATGGCAGCGAAAGACATTAAAGTTTTTATACAAGAAAATAATCTCTCGTGTATTTATGTGGCACTTCGTCCCTTCGCAAGG aaaATGTTACAGTTCCTGAGGACTGCTTGTGTTCCAAATGTTGTTGATGTGGACGACTTGAAGTCGGAAAAATACCATGAAGCAAGAGAAGTGATCAACGATAACTACATATTCTCTTTAGTGGAGCAAGAAATTTGTATAGGTAATGATTTCTGA